Proteins from a genomic interval of Lolium perenne isolate Kyuss_39 chromosome 1, Kyuss_2.0, whole genome shotgun sequence:
- the LOC127323563 gene encoding bZIP transcription factor 12, with translation MASSRVMAASSQPPATASASDLARFRSASGIGSMNMDDILRNIYGEAPPAGAGGDPAPAPEAARRTAEEVWKEISATGGLSAPTPTPAPAGGGGAGGADPAVMTLEDFLAREEEARVAGVEGPMAVVFPDAAEGAVAAARRRGGGAAAGGRGRKRALMDPMDRAATQRQKRMIKNRESAARSRERKQAYIAELEAQVTQLEEEHAELLREQEEQNEKRLNELKEQAFQVVIRKKPSQDLRRTNSMEW, from the exons ATGGCATCGTCGCGGGTCATGGCGGCCTCGTCGCAGCCGCCGGCGACCGCGTCCGCCTCCGATCTCGCGCGCTTCCGGAGCGCCAGCGGCATCGGATCCATGAACATGGACGACATCCTCCGCAACATATACGGCGAGGCGCCGCCCGCGGGCGCCGGAGGCGACCCCGCCCCCGCGCCCGAGGCCGCCCGCCGCACGGCCGAGGAGGTCTGGAAGGAGATCTCCGCCACCGGGGGCCTCTCCGCCCCCACCCCTACCCCCGCCCCCGCCGGCGGCGGGGGCGCCGGCGGCGCCGACCCGGCCGTCATGACCCTCGAGGATTTCCTCGCCAGGGAGGAGGAGGCTAGGGTTGCGGGCGTGGAGGGCCCCATGGCCGTAGTGTTCCCCGATGCGGCGGAGGGCGCCGTGGCGGCAGCGCGGCGACGAGGgggcggcgctgctgccggcgggaggGGGAGGAAGAGGGCGCTCATGGATCCCATGGACCGCGCGGCCACGCAGCGCCAGAAGCGGATGATTAAGAACCGCGAGTCGGCGGCCAGGTCCAGGGAGAGGAAGCAG GCTTACATCGCAGAGCTGGAGGCACAGGTCACGCAGCTCGAGGAGGAGCATGCTGAACTGCTAAGAGAACAG GAGGAGCAAAACGAGAAGAGGCTTAACGAG CTCAAGGAACAAGCATTCCAAGTTGTCATAAGGAAAAAACCATCGCAAGATCTTAGAAGGACCAATTCAATGGAATGGTAG